The DNA window CACGGTCCGTTACCGCTCACCAGTCACCAGTACGCACTTTGGTACACACGGCGGCTTGTCCCGCGACGCCCAAATTCTGGAGCATTTCTGTGGTGATGTTGAGTTGCCGACCGGCCCATGTTAAACTCTCCAGCCGGACAACGGTTTCAGTCCAAGGAAAGAGCTCTCTGGCTGCTGAGTGCTGACCGGTGACCAAGACGGCAAGACACCAACGCTGCCGCTGCCAGTCCCCGGCGTGTGCGGTGTGCCCATCAACGGCTGCCCCAACCGCCCTCCTCCTCACGTCGCCGGCGACACATCCACTTCATGCCCGCCCGCAGCTCGATGCCGGCAAGCGGCGACGGCTCAACCGACCATGCCTGTCGTTGCCGACCGTCATGCGCCTCGGCAACCGGGAGCACGGGGCGGCGCGCAAGAAAATCGGTAGGAGGCGAGGTGGAGCGCCAGCACCTGCTGCTCGCCAGCCGCACGGGTCTGACGCTCTGCAACGCCCCAACTGACCGAGTCAGGTCtgccgctccgccgccgtctccgtgTGCTGCTACAAGTCAAAAACCACCAAACCCCGCGCCCCAACTACCAGCTGCTCCTCGCCCGTCGCGCTGGCGCGCCTCGgcctgccgccgcgccgcgccgcctgaTTCGTCCTCGTTAGCGGCTGCCGGCCGGCTGGCTGGCTGTGGTCACCACGCACCAGCGTCCGGCACCGTGAAATTGACCTTGATGACAGCCTAGGAATGGCACCACCAAATGACAGCTGCTGCTCCTGTGTTGTGGGGCGACGGAATTAAAATGGAGTTGTTTGGTACTGGAGGCCCCGCCCGCGTCAATTTAAATGATCTCGCATGGCGTAGTTAATGCTTATGAATTGGTGGTCGGGCATATATGGGTTTAAATGCCTTGCCCTTTTCCTTCTAGATGAAAATCTAAAACTTTCAGAAGTTCAGATTCAGAAAAAAGGAAGTCTGAAACTTTCAGTTTCAGGATTATATTTCTTTACTCACTGAAAATGATTTTTTTAATACTGTAGCACCTGACAAATGTTGTTCAGGTGTGAGGGACCACGTTCTTGATATGGAGGGGGAGAAGAAATGTATGAGCATGACCGGTGAATGCTGACCGATTAAGCAGGGAAAGGCGTTGTGAACCATAGCATTTCACCTGCATCTAGAACTGATCCTACTACAGTGATAGTATTCCAGATCCATGATGATAAGAGCTGGAAGAGTGAATTGTGAATCCTCGACAAGGTTGTTTCAGAAGAAAAATCGCTCTTGCTTCCATAAGTAGAGGGAAAAGGAACAAGATATGGATCACTTTGTTAGTCGGACATAGAGTTCACTTCATGGCACCGATCCCATATTTACATGCATGCACAGGCAAGCTGCCATTACAATCTGCAAACCGAGCATAATCAAGCGGGAACAAAAAAATATCCAATATTCGCCGAGTGCAAGGTCACCGACCAAGAAAGCCGTCGATGGAGATCAGTAGAGCCTGTAGTGGCGGTAGGACTTGAGCATGGCGCCGCAGAAGGTGCAGATGATGGCGCGCCAGGTGCGGCGGTGCACGGTGAGCAGGTAGCAGACCCTGGTGGCCGTCTCCATGTCCGCCACGCTCGCGCACCCGCCGCACCGCGAGCAGATCCCCGCCGCCGGCTTGCTGCTCCGCACCGTCCGCCGCTGATCCACCAGGAAGCAGAAGAACACCATCCctcccctctccttccttcgtcgATATCCCCTCCGGTTGCTTGCGCGTCTCGCTCGGCTCTCTCCAACGATACTAACAGACTAATCTCCTCGCGTGCGGCGCGTGCTTATATAGCGGCAGCGGCAATGCGGGGGCGAGGCCTGCAACGCGGTGACGAGGCTGCCGTGAGGTCAGCAATGGCGAGCGAGCGGCAGGCAGCGCCAGTAGGAAGGAGCAAGCGATTCCGCGGGATGCGACCCGGGTGGGGTGGCGGGGAGGGGGGCCGAGGGGAATTTAAGGCGGGGCATATGGATCGCATTGATGGCGGGGTAGGAGGAGTGGTGGTGGTAGAGCCGTAGAGGGGTAGGGGTGGGGTAGGAGGAGGCGTTAATGGCCTGGCCAGCCGGCCGACCATGGCGCGTTCCCGTCTTGACCTGGCTTTCGAACGGGCAGCGTGCCCAGGCACAGCGAGGCTGGCTGGCCAGTGGACAGTGGTCACCGGTGCTGAGCAGGCAGCTCGTGTCCGAGATGGTTCatcacggcggccggccggccgaacTGCCGAGAGTATGTGTGGTGGTGAAAGTGTGCGGGCCAAGGACTGGCAGCTTTCCGGTTGAAATTGTCGTTtcaaagaaatcaaggatgacCTGTCAAGGCTTCACTGCCTCTGATTCGGGAACTGTTGTAACCTGCAACAAAGCAAGAGATTGAGAACAAAGAAATCTGCCTTTCCAACGAGAGTCTGAGAATTCTTTTACACAAAATCGGCAACAATCCTTGTACTAGGTTTTGTACTAGGTTAATCTCATGTTAGGATCTAGAAGATGGACAGGAAGCACGAGGGGCGGGTGGCACTATCAATCAAAGCCCTCACTAAATTCGTGGCCAACCCCGCTCGGCTTTGGCCCCACAACCGTCCTCCGTCCAACGGAGCAGCATGAGAGGAACAAAAGACTTCCATGCGAAGCAAGCGAGAGCCCTGCAGACAAAGGCTTGACCGGTTGGCAAACAAACAGACTGCTATTGATTACAGTTGGTACTACTACTACGAAATGTGCCTGAGCTGCCGGCTAATTAAGCTTCCTGTCTGAAATGCGAGTCGCGTGATCCTTTTTGCTGCTGCCGCTAGCTCGGTTGACTTGAGAACCTTCTACCGTGACTGTATCGTGCCATGCATGATGCCCATGCCATGCCCATGAAACGAAGGACCGTGCCGTTAAGTGCGAGCGGCATTGATCTTCCAGTGATGGTCTCTTCCAATGAATCCGGCCCGATTCCACGGGTAGATTCCGCGCCCCATGCTAGCTTCTTCATTGTTCGTAGGAGGAAACCCAACGTCCGCCTGCCTGATGTCCCGGTGCGTAGCATCGTACTCTCCAAAAAAAAACACGGAAAGCAATGCCGGGAGAAAATACACGGCACGGCCCCGCCCGTGCCTGCCGCCCAGCACGAGTAGTGCACGACACGAACCAGGGCGCCCATAACTTGGCCGGCGTGATTTGTCGTGTTGGCATTAATCCGGGCCGTGGGAGGCAGACAAGCCCCATAATTATGGGATGGACACGGAGCGACCCTTCGACGGCAGGGAATTATATTGATCGACGGGCTTGTCACGTCGCAGTCGTGCCATCATCATCTGCAGAGCTGCTCGTGTAGATGGCACTAGGATCACGCATGATCTGATCCACGATTAGCGGAGCGCGAGTGTGATCTCCTCCTCGCACCGAGTCTTTCCACGGCCGTGCAGTCGTGCACTGTTAAAAGAGACCTGGCATGCTTTCGAGTCGAGCACGTCTATCCGCTGGCGCGATTGCGTACGAGTCGATGGATATGAGTTATGATCACGGCGATGCGTGCGCGGTCGACAAGCCATCTCGTTAGAAGCCAGTACTCCGTGCAGTGCTAGCGTGCCCAGGTCGCAGTCGGGACAGCTGCCGACCGCCGTCCGGCGAGCCCGTACGCGCATGTGCAGAGAGCAGAGAATCCAGCGCACAACAGTATGATGAGATGGCGGAGGAGCACTGTTTGCCAGGAGGCAGACGATGAGGCGGAGCGACACGCGTGGTACGGGCAATACGCCTGGATGGCCGGGGTGATCCCGCcggccacggcgacggcgacgcgaACTGCCGCGCGAGGTGTAGGATTGGCCGTTCGTCGGGGCAACGCATCACGCGGCTGCCTTTGTCTCCTGCGGAGTTGTGCGCGTCAGTCTGGCGGAGCACGACTGCACGAGATCAGGTCAAGCCGGCCCGGTTACAGCCCATTTAAGTTTAGAGTGCAGGTGCGGCGCAATGAACGGCCCAGCGGCCTGCGTGACCGACCTCCAGCGCGGCGAGTCCGCCCTGTCCGACTGCAACCGCGGCACGCAGACGAGGCAACtgagcagcagcggcggcggccgcgggacCGCTCTCCCGAAACGAGCACCGTTGATGGCGCAGGGAGAGGTGAGCCAACGTTTCCGTCCTCCCCTTCCTTCCTCCTCTTACCAATGCGCCCGATGCGTTGTTGCCACCCAAATCCGAGACGCCCGCAATGTGTTCGATCAGAAGCCTGATTGGAGCTTCTGGGCACGGTGATTAACCTGACGCCATGCTGCAGGCCGACACGCCCGGCGGCGGGACGGTGAAGCTCAAGGACCTGGTCCCGGCGGCGACCAACACGGTGAACACGACGTTCATCGTGCTCGAcaaggcggcgccggcggcccgcCCGGCCCACCCGCACCCGCACCCCCACGCCCaggcccgcggcggcgaggaggtgacGTGCCTAGCGCTGGTGGCGGACGACACCGCGGCGGCGCACTTCCTGCTGTGGGGCGGCGAGTGCGGCGCCTTCGAGCCGGGCGATATCGTGCGCCTCACGGGCGGCATCTTCTCGTACCACAGGGGCAACGCGCTTGTGCTGCGGGCGGGCCGTCGCGGGCGCGCGGAGAAGGTGGGCGAGTTCACCATGCTCTTCGTGGAGACGCCCAACATGAGCGAGATCCAGTGGGGGCGCGATCCCGGCGATCCCCGGAGGATGGTACAGGAGGCCGTCGTCTCGCCCTACTCCCAGGTCTTCAAGCCACTGCGATGAGCTTCCAGTGGCGCGGCAACTCGTGGGCTCGTAGCCTTGCCGTTCTTGTCAGACCGAGAGATGTTGATCTCAACCTTGTGTATGCGTGGGCGCGCGTGCCTGAACTTTTGAAACATGGAGAAATACTATATATTTTCTCTGTCTAAAAAACAAGTCATCATAGAGGATAAATTAATAAGAAGGTAAAATGACCATGTTTGCCCCCATTTATTATCCATATTTAGCACTAATTGATTTTTACATGCACATGCACTTTCTAAATAGGACAAGATGGCTTGTTTTTTAGGATAAATTTTGAATTATAGAAAGATTTGTTTttttagaacggagggagtactgtATAAACCATCAGGGAGAATGAAGCGAAAGCTTAAGCTCCGTCCGTCTGTCTGAAACTCATATAAGCTGTTAGCAGCGAATGTCTGTCAAAGTGACAAAGGTGTCAAGGCTACAACATGTGCAATCAGCTGTGCTTTCTCTATTTATAAGTAATGATCAACTCCAAACTTGTACACCTGTACAATATGTgtttcaaagtttgcagcacGCGTACAAACTCCTGTACATGCACATTGTCACTTCCTAACTCCTTGCCAAAATGCTGTGCAAATCATCAAGGATGCTGGAATGCCACTATTGGCACATGACAGGAAGGTGACCATGTATGGCTCGGCGGCAACGCCAGCCCATCTTTCAGTGACAACTATCAGGACACTTTTTGTCGACAAGTTAAATATTTGCTCTTGCCTCAAGGTACCATGAGAGATCATCCATCAACTCTGgatttttttttaagaaaaacaaGGTAAGTTTGTCAACAATGGCCAAACTAGAGGGTACCAAGCAAAGAAAGTAGAAGACAAGAATAAAAGAACAAAGGCCCTAATAAAAGAACAGTGGCAATGCCTAACCAATACCTTAAGTAAAAGTACACGTGCACTAAGTAAAACAAACTAGAAAGGAAGAACTTCGAAAAGAACAATTATCTAGACATGAATGAGATGGCAGCCCACATCTTCTAAAGCCATGGTTTGTATCTCAAGAAGCTATGGCAGAATGATGAATTCGTTGGATTGGTAGAACTAATTACATATCACAGGAACATGACATGCATGGAAAATATTGCAATTACTCATTAATAGCTGAATTGATCAAAACTAGGACTTACGCCTATCCACAGATTTGGCTTCACCGACCAATCAGGTCTTACAGCTCCGTGGAACATGAGTGCTTTATTCCTGAAAAAAGCATAAGGAGAAAACATTAACTTTCCGAATCGAACAAAACAAACATACAGCATCATCTCTAACTGTCTTCCTAGTCTAGCACATATAAAAATAAACacaaatatataaaaaaatataaacatCCTCAACATACCAATGGCTGCGGTAGCAGCAGGTGAAAATATGATGCACGAGCGTTTAAGGGCTCGCTGGGGGGTTATCCCTGGGTATGGCTAGAGACCAGGTACCACTACCTAGATGGTAATGCTCAATAAGTCTCTGGCAACATACTCCCACCTGCGAATCGTGTTTTGGAATTCTATAGTTGCAGGTGATTGAGTTGCCCGGAACAAAAGGGAACCCCTTGTTAGATGAGACGCACAAGGATCGATCACCAAGCAAGAGGGCATGCTCTCCGATGTCTGTTATAGGAATAGCTCTTCCTCTGATAAGGTCAGCGAGCCTGTAAACTACTAGTTGTGTAAATGAGGTGTCATGAGAACCAACGAGCATGAGCTCTGACCTGCATTCTACCAGGTGGCCTGCTGCCATAGTTGCGACCACTGGGCACTCGACAATAATCCTCGCTGCTGGCTGCAGATCAGATAGCAAGTGCGAACCCTCTGCACTCGGCGTAGGCGGATCAATCTGATCCGAACATTGCGCTCGCCAAGAGACTTTGATGACATAGCGTACACTTTGCCCTGGAAAGAAATTGGTGGTACTAGCAAAAACGGCAGCTTGCGAGCGGAGAGGGTCCAGCGCTGGTCACCGGCCGTGGCGTGGGCTACACGGCGTCTCGGGCCAAAGGCTATAACCACGGTGATGCCATGGTCCCGGCGACACCCACGGTGACGGCGGCACAAAGTCCCTAGAGGTAAAGCCGGAGCTCGCTGAGATTGGACTCCTCGCTCATGTAGCGGTAGCGCTCCGTCTGCTGCAGAAGGGATGACAGCGGTGGGAACTCGGCGATGTCGCCGGTGAAGGGGTGGAGGAGGCAGATGGTGGTGCCATGCTCCcggtgcagcagcagcagcaggagaccATCTACCGAATCGAGGACGACGTGGTCGTCGAAGAGCGGTCGGTGGACGCGGACGAACCTGGGACTGGTGGTGGTGAGGCTGAAGAAACGCACGTACCCGCCGAGGTTGGGGTGGCCCGGGTAGAGCCCGTGGCCTTCGGGCAATATCATCCACCGTCGCGGGTGGAAGCGCGGATCCACAAGGCTGCGACCGCGCGGGCGGAGGGTGCTCTTGGTCCCGTGGGAGCAGACGGCGCGGAGGCGGACGTTTGTAATCCAGCAGGTCGCCGGCCAGCACACGCCACGCTATAAGCTCCACCAGATCCTGGGCCAGCGAAGCCCATGGCCGCACGTCTTCACCGTCGTCACCCCCGTCGGATCCGCCccgcgcgaggcggcggcgcttgctGCAATTGCACGTGATTGCGGCGTCTCGGTCGCCTTCTCGTCTCGGCGGCGGCGACATCCTGGATCGATTGATCCGAGCGCAGCCGGCCCAGTCGTCAAACGAGCAGAACAATCTCGTCGAGAGGTTGGACTGAGTTGGGGTTGGGGACGGGTTAGGGTCCGACCCGCCCTCTACCACCATACGGATTCGGTGCTACAGAACCCGCGCTCCACCCGGCCGCTGCGGCAGGTAGGTCACACGGTTCGAGCACGCCCGCGCCCGTTTCCTTACCCGGCTCAGTTTCTTCGTGTGTGACGTGTCTGTCTCTAATTTTTCATCAGGGTTCTCTGCTCGAGGGGTACGCCGGGCTCCGCGCGGCGGTGATGTCGGCGGATTGGGGTTTGCGCGCAGCTACTTGATATTGGCCGCGGACGATGGGGCTCCAGTAGCGCGCGCCGCAAGTATCTGACATTCTGATGACGATGTCCTAGCCTAGCGCATCTGCGCATGGATGGACCAAACCCTGGGCGAGACCCGGGCCgggcgggcgagcgggcccTGTGGGTTCGCGGTCGCGTTTTCTTTCTTCTTGCGACGCAAGTCGAGGCCGAGAGATCCTCCTCCCCTCCGTCAAGTCAGGAGGAATATAAAACGAGGCAGGGAACACGCGCACGGCCCCGCCGCTTCCAGATCTTTTCGGTTCCCCATTCTCCCTACCCTTCCCATGTCCCTTTCCCTCCGGATTCCTAAACCGAGGTCATCGATAATGGCGATGGGTCTGCTGCTACCGCCGCCTTCCTGGTGATCTTCGCACGGTAAATTCTCCAACCTCTTCTCGACTCTTGGCGTGTGTTGTGCGGGCGCGGGTCTGGGCTGGTCATCCACGGAAGctgggagggagaagggggaaCTGGAACCATCAGCGAaactccgcggcggcggcgtgcacaACGCGCCATCGACTGGACTGCGGATCCTGTTTGTTTCTGCATCAATGAGTCCGCGGGTATATTCCTGCACGCGACGTTCTAGATGCGCGCATGCCTGATCAGCCAGGCCAATGGGAATCGAAAGGGGGATCACATCAtacttgttcttctttccgccaaATTTCTTGGGGAACAATTTGACTGATTTTACTTGGAGTACAATTCTTCTAGATGCAGAGTTCGTCGGCTCCAGTTTCCTGGGAGGCTGGTCAATATCAGCGTATTGAACCACACGTCCTTTTTCCTTGCCGAATCTTCCTAGGAAAAAGCGAATCGAAGCAAAGCCAAGTCGCATTCCTCATGTCTTTTTTTATTGCTCTGCTGCCGTTGTCGCTCATATATAAATTCTCTTGCAGATCTGCTATCGGTTTTTGTATGAGTTGCTGAATGCGATCTCAACGTCCGTTTTGCAGGCTCTTCTCATCCTTCCCTAGCACGCTTGGGGCGGTTACTTGCGCGCGGAGGGTTGTAGCTGAACTAGGCGCGCCGCGGACATGGCGGCGTGGTCTAGGATCGGGAGGGGCGCGCAGCTGTCGCTGTCGCAGTCCCTGTCGAGGATCGTCTCCGAGGGCGGCGCGTCTCCGGCGGAGGGGGCGTCCGCGCTGCGCGGTGCCGCTGCGCTGTCACGCGCCCGGGGGCAGCACGCGTCGTCGCTCCATAGCCTCGCGTTCGCGGGGCTCGCGGGCAGgagcgcggccgccggcggccaCCTCCTCCAGCCGGCGCCAAGCAGCAGGGGCATCGGCACCACGCTCGAGAGGCTGCACCCCGCGTcgtcggcggcggtggcggcggagctcTCGGACGCGGAGGCGAGGGAGCCCGAGGCCGCGGCGacgcctcctcctcgccgcatGCCGAGCCTCGGGCCGACGAAGCCCGCGGAGAAGCCCCGCTTGGTGGTGCTGGGCACCGGGTGGGCGGCGTGCCGGCTGCTCAAGGACGTGGACACGAGCACCTACGACGTGGTGTGCGTCTCCCCGCGGAACCACATGGTGTTCACGCCGCTGCTCGCGTCCACGTGCGTCGGCACGCTCGAGTTCCGCTCCGTCGTCGAGCCCGTCAGCCGCATCCAGTCGGCGCTCGCCACCCGCCCCGGCTCCTACTTCTTCCTCGCCTCCTGCACCGGCGTCGACACGCGAGCGCACGAGGTGTTCTGCACGGCCGCCCCCGGCGATGGGCTGCCCAGCGACCCGTACCACTTCAAGATCGCCTACGACAAGCTGGTGATCGCCAGCGGCGCCGAGCCGCTGACGTTCAACATCAAGGGCGTTAAGGAGAACGCCATCTTCCTCCGCGAGGTCAGCCACGCGCAGGAGATCCGCAAGAAGCTGCTCACCAACCTCATGCTCTCCGAGAATCCAGGTAGCCACAGCAGCTCACGTTCACACACGTTTGCAGAAGGGAAATGCGTTATGTTCATCATCATCAGTAGGGCATTGCAAGCTTCGGTTCTGATGATTAAGCATTACTGCTTCTACTCCAGGCTTGTCTGAGGAGGAGAAGGCGCGGCTCCTGCACTGCGTGGTCGTCGGCGGAGGCCCCACCGGCGTCGAGTTCAGCGGCGAGCTTAGCGACTTCATCATGCGCGACGTGCGGGAGAGGTACGCGCACGTCAAGGACTACGTCAAGGTTACCCTCATcgaggtacggatatgcagTGCACCTCATGAGTTGATCGACTACATGATCCGGAGCATATCTTGCAACGATCGGACTTGCTAAAGAAGTTGCCACTCTTCTAATCGTTCTTCATGAATCATCATCTGTTTCTTTGCAGGCAAACGAGATCCTGTCATCGTTTGATATCGGGCTGCGTCAGTACGCAACGAATCATTTGTCAAAGGTAACAGAAGCTTCAGACATCACTGATGTCACCCTGAAATGTAGCAATGTTCTCGCGAATGCAGATTAACTTGTGATGTCAGCTCAGGCTTAACCTTGTGTGCTGCATCTGTGACAGTATGGAGTTAAGCTGGTGCGAGGCATCGTGAAGGAGGTGAAGCCCGGGGAGATCACCCTGAGCGACGGCACCCGGGTGCCCTACGGCCTGCTGGTCTGGTCCACTGGAGTCGGCCCGTCGGAGTTCGTCAAGTCCCTGGACCTGCCCAAGTCACCCGGCGGGAGGATCGGCGTGGACGAGTGGCTCCGCGTGCCCTCGGCCCCGGACGTGTTCGCGCTGGGCGACTGCGCTGGCTTCCTGGAGCAGACCGGCAAGCCGGTGCTCCCGGCGCTGGCGCAGGTCGCGGAGCGGGAGGGCAGGTACCTGGCGCGGCTGCTCGGGAGGGTCGCGGCGCAGGGCGGCAGCAAGGCGCACTGCATCGGCAAGGCCGAGCTCGGGGAGCCGTTCGTGTACAAGCACATCGGCAGCATGGCGTCGGTCGGGCGGTACAAGGCGCTGGTCGACCTGAGGGAGAACAA is part of the Panicum hallii strain FIL2 chromosome 2, PHallii_v3.1, whole genome shotgun sequence genome and encodes:
- the LOC112882296 gene encoding uncharacterized protein LOC112882296; translation: MVFFCFLVDQRRTVRSSKPAAGICSRCGGCASVADMETATRVCYLLTVHRRTWRAIICTFCGAMLKSYRHYRLY
- the LOC112882705 gene encoding SOSS complex subunit B homolog, with the protein product MNGPAACVTDLQRGESALSDCNRGTQTRQLSSSGGGRGTALPKRAPLMAQGEADTPGGGTVKLKDLVPAATNTVNTTFIVLDKAAPAARPAHPHPHPHAQARGGEEVTCLALVADDTAAAHFLLWGGECGAFEPGDIVRLTGGIFSYHRGNALVLRAGRRGRAEKVGEFTMLFVETPNMSEIQWGRDPGDPRRMVQEAVVSPYSQVFKPLR
- the LOC112883167 gene encoding uncharacterized protein LOC112883167, encoding MSPPPRREGDRDAAITCNCSKRRRLARGGSDGGDDGEDVRPWASLAQDLVELIAWRVLAGDLLDYKRPPPRRLLPRDQEHPPPARSQPCGSALPPATVDDIARRPRALPGPPQPRRVRAFLQPHHHQSQVRPRPPTALRRPRRPRFGRWSPAAAAAPGAWHHHLPPPPLHRRHRRVPTAVIPSAADGALPLHERGVQSQRAPALPLGTLCRRHRGCRRDHGITVVIAFGPRRRVAHATAGDQRWTLSARKLPFLLVPPISFQGKVYAMSSKSLGERNVRIRLIRLRRVQRVRTCYLICSQQRGLLSSAQWSQLWQQATW
- the LOC112882767 gene encoding internal alternative NAD(P)H-ubiquinone oxidoreductase A1, mitochondrial-like; translated protein: MAAWSRIGRGAQLSLSQSLSRIVSEGGASPAEGASALRGAAALSRARGQHASSLHSLAFAGLAGRSAAAGGHLLQPAPSSRGIGTTLERLHPASSAAVAAELSDAEAREPEAAATPPPRRMPSLGPTKPAEKPRLVVLGTGWAACRLLKDVDTSTYDVVCVSPRNHMVFTPLLASTCVGTLEFRSVVEPVSRIQSALATRPGSYFFLASCTGVDTRAHEVFCTAAPGDGLPSDPYHFKIAYDKLVIASGAEPLTFNIKGVKENAIFLREVSHAQEIRKKLLTNLMLSENPGLSEEEKARLLHCVVVGGGPTGVEFSGELSDFIMRDVRERYAHVKDYVKVTLIEANEILSSFDIGLRQYATNHLSKYGVKLVRGIVKEVKPGEITLSDGTRVPYGLLVWSTGVGPSEFVKSLDLPKSPGGRIGVDEWLRVPSAPDVFALGDCAGFLEQTGKPVLPALAQVAEREGRYLARLLGRVAAQGGSKAHCIGKAELGEPFVYKHIGSMASVGRYKALVDLRENKDAKGVSMAGFISWLMWRSAYLTRVVSWRNRFYVAVNWATTLVFGRDNTRIG